One Pongo abelii isolate AG06213 chromosome 12, NHGRI_mPonAbe1-v2.0_pri, whole genome shotgun sequence DNA segment encodes these proteins:
- the TMEM150A gene encoding transmembrane protein 150A isoform X2, whose amino-acid sequence MAVMNHHVCPVENWSYNESCPPDPAEQGGPKTCCTLDDVPLISKCGSYPPESCLFSLIGNMGAFMVALICLLRYGQLLEQSRHSWVNTTALITGCTNAAGLLVVGNFQVDHARSLHYVGAGVAFPAGLLFVCLHCALSYQGATAPLDLAVAYLRSVLAVIAFITLVLSGVFFVHESSQLQHGAALCEWVCVIDILIFYGTFSYEFGAVSSDTLVAALQPTPGRACKSSGSSSTSTHLNCAPESIAMI is encoded by the exons ATGGCTGTGATGAACCACCATGTATGCCCCGTGGAGAACTG GTCCTACAACGAGTCCTGCCCTCCTGACCCTGCTGAGCAAGGGGGCCCCAAGACCTGCTGCACCCTGGACGATGTCCCCCTCATCAG CAAGTGTGGCTCCTATCCCCCAGAAAGCTGCCTCTTCAGCCTCATTGGCAACATGGGTGCTTTCATGG TGGCCCTGATCTGCCTCCTGCGCTACGGGCAGCTCCTGGAGCAGAGTCGGCACTCTTGGGTTAACACCACGGCACTCATCACAGGCTGCACCAACGCCGCAGGCCTCTTGGTGGTCGGCAACTTTCAG GTGGATCATGCCAGGTCTCTGCACTACGTTGGAGCTGGCGTGGCCTTCCCTGCGGGGCTGCTCTTTGTTTGCCTGCACTGTGCTCTCTCCTACCAAGGGGCCACCGCCCCACTGGACCTGGCTGTGGCCTATTTGCGAAGTGTGCTGGCTGTCATCGCCTTTATCACCCTGGTCCTCA GTGGAGTCTTCTTTGTCCATGAGAGTTCTCAGCTGCAACATGGGGCAGCCctgtgtgagtgggtgtgtgtcATCGATATCCTTATTTTCTATGGCACCTTCAGCTACGAGTTTGGGGCAGTCTCCTCAGACACACTGGTGGCTGCACTGCAGCCTACCCCTGGCCGGGCCTGCAAGTCCTCCGGGAGCAGCAGCACCTCCACCCACCTCAACTGTGCCCCTGAGAGCATCGCTATGATCTAA
- the TMEM150A gene encoding transmembrane protein 150A isoform X1 — MTAWILLPVSLSAFSITGIWTVYAMAVMNHHVCPVENWSYNESCPPDPAEQGGPKTCCTLDDVPLISKCGSYPPESCLFSLIGNMGAFMVALICLLRYGQLLEQSRHSWVNTTALITGCTNAAGLLVVGNFQVDHARSLHYVGAGVAFPAGLLFVCLHCALSYQGATAPLDLAVAYLRSVLAVIAFITLVLSGVFFVHESSQLQHGAALCEWVCVIDILIFYGTFSYEFGAVSSDTLVAALQPTPGRACKSSGSSSTSTHLNCAPESIAMI, encoded by the exons GTATGCCATGGCTGTGATGAACCACCATGTATGCCCCGTGGAGAACTG GTCCTACAACGAGTCCTGCCCTCCTGACCCTGCTGAGCAAGGGGGCCCCAAGACCTGCTGCACCCTGGACGATGTCCCCCTCATCAG CAAGTGTGGCTCCTATCCCCCAGAAAGCTGCCTCTTCAGCCTCATTGGCAACATGGGTGCTTTCATGG TGGCCCTGATCTGCCTCCTGCGCTACGGGCAGCTCCTGGAGCAGAGTCGGCACTCTTGGGTTAACACCACGGCACTCATCACAGGCTGCACCAACGCCGCAGGCCTCTTGGTGGTCGGCAACTTTCAG GTGGATCATGCCAGGTCTCTGCACTACGTTGGAGCTGGCGTGGCCTTCCCTGCGGGGCTGCTCTTTGTTTGCCTGCACTGTGCTCTCTCCTACCAAGGGGCCACCGCCCCACTGGACCTGGCTGTGGCCTATTTGCGAAGTGTGCTGGCTGTCATCGCCTTTATCACCCTGGTCCTCA GTGGAGTCTTCTTTGTCCATGAGAGTTCTCAGCTGCAACATGGGGCAGCCctgtgtgagtgggtgtgtgtcATCGATATCCTTATTTTCTATGGCACCTTCAGCTACGAGTTTGGGGCAGTCTCCTCAGACACACTGGTGGCTGCACTGCAGCCTACCCCTGGCCGGGCCTGCAAGTCCTCCGGGAGCAGCAGCACCTCCACCCACCTCAACTGTGCCCCTGAGAGCATCGCTATGATCTAA
- the RNF181 gene encoding E3 ubiquitin-protein ligase RNF181 isoform X2, with product MASYFDEHDCEPSDPEQETRTNMLLELARSLFNRMDFEDLGLVVDWDHHLPPPAAKTVVENLPRTVIRGSQAELKCPVCLLEFEEEETAIEMPCHHLFHSSCILPWLSKTNSCPLCRHELPTDDDTYEEHRRDKARKQQQQHRLENLHGAMYT from the exons ATGGCGTCCTATTTCGATGAACACGACTGCGAGCCGTCGGACCCTGAGCAGGAGACGCGAACCAACATGCTGCTGGAGCTCGCAAG GTCACTTTTCAATAGGATGGACTTTGAAGACTTGGGGTTGGTAGTAGATTGGGACCACCACCTGCCTCCACCAGCTGCCAAGACTGTGGTTGAGAACCTCCCCAGGACAGTCATCAGAGGCTCTCAGGCTG AGCTCAAGTGCCCCGTGTGTCTTTTGGAATTTGAGGAGGAGGAGACTGCCATTGAGATGCCTTGCCATCACCTTTTCCATTCCAGCTGCATTCTGCCCTGGCTAAGCAAG ACAAATTCCTGTCCCTTGTGCCGCCATGAGCTGCCCACTGATGACGACACTTACGAGGAGCACAGACGAGATAAG gctcgaaaacagcagcagcaacaccgACTGGAGAACCTCCATGGAGCCATGTACACGTGA
- the VAMP5 gene encoding vesicle-associated membrane protein 5: MAGKELERCQQQANEVTELMRNNFGKVLERGVKLAELEQRSDQLLDMSSTFSKTTKTLAQKKRWENVRYRICVGLVVVGVLLIILIVLLVVFLPQSSDSSSAPRTQDAGTASGPGD, encoded by the exons GCAGGAAAAGAGTTGGAGCGGTGCCAGCAGCAGGCGAACGAGGTGACGGAACTTATGCGTAACAACTTTGGCAAAGTCCTGGAGCGTGGTGTGAAGCTGGCCGAACTGGAGCAGCGTTCAGACCAACTCCTGGATATG AGCTCAACCTTCAGCAAGACTACAAAGACCCTGGCCCAGAAGAAGCGCTGGGAGAACGTCCGTTACCGGATCTGCGTGGGGCTGGTGGTGGTCGGTGTCCTGCTCATTATCCTGATTGTGCTGCTGGTCGTCTTTCTCCCTCAGAGCAGTGACAGCAGTAGTGCCCCACGGACCCAGGATGCAGGCACTGCCTCAGGGCCTGGGGACTGA
- the RNF181 gene encoding E3 ubiquitin-protein ligase RNF181 isoform X1, translating to MASYFDEHDCEPSDPEQETRTNMLLELARSLFNRMDFEDLGLVVDWDHHLPPPAAKTVVENLPRTVIRGSQAALTLPWAQYSSFFLFMDCWGMEEEWQMGAGEGGYQLMKIRPRLEHYSTFLRQIPVPCAAMSCPLMTTLTRSTDEIRLENSSSNTDWRTSMEPCTREEVGAEC from the exons ATGGCGTCCTATTTCGATGAACACGACTGCGAGCCGTCGGACCCTGAGCAGGAGACGCGAACCAACATGCTGCTGGAGCTCGCAAG GTCACTTTTCAATAGGATGGACTTTGAAGACTTGGGGTTGGTAGTAGATTGGGACCACCACCTGCCTCCACCAGCTGCCAAGACTGTGGTTGAGAACCTCCCCAGGACAGTCATCAGAGGCTCTCAGGCTG CTCTCACCCTGCCCTGGGCCCAGTACTCAAGCTTCTTTCTGTTCATGGACTGCTGGGGGATGGAAGAAGAGTGGCAGATGGGAGCAGGGGAGGGTGGTTATCAGCTTATGAAGATCAGACCAAGGCTAGAACACTACTCTACTTTTCTCAGACAAATTCCTGTCCCTTGTGCCGCCATGAGCTGCCCACTGATGACGACACTTACGAGGAGCACAGACGAGATAAG gctcgaaaacagcagcagcaacaccgACTGGAGAACCTCCATGGAGCCATGTACACGTGAGGAGGTTGGGGCTGAGTGCTAG
- the TMEM150A gene encoding transmembrane protein 150A isoform X3, translating to MYAPWRTGPTTSPALLTLLSKGAPRPAAPWTMSPSSVALICLLRYGQLLEQSRHSWVNTTALITGCTNAAGLLVVGNFQVDHARSLHYVGAGVAFPAGLLFVCLHCALSYQGATAPLDLAVAYLRSVLAVIAFITLVLSGVFFVHESSQLQHGAALCEWVCVIDILIFYGTFSYEFGAVSSDTLVAALQPTPGRACKSSGSSSTSTHLNCAPESIAMI from the exons ATGTATGCCCCGTGGAGAACTG GTCCTACAACGAGTCCTGCCCTCCTGACCCTGCTGAGCAAGGGGGCCCCAAGACCTGCTGCACCCTGGACGATGTCCCCCTCATCAG TGGCCCTGATCTGCCTCCTGCGCTACGGGCAGCTCCTGGAGCAGAGTCGGCACTCTTGGGTTAACACCACGGCACTCATCACAGGCTGCACCAACGCCGCAGGCCTCTTGGTGGTCGGCAACTTTCAG GTGGATCATGCCAGGTCTCTGCACTACGTTGGAGCTGGCGTGGCCTTCCCTGCGGGGCTGCTCTTTGTTTGCCTGCACTGTGCTCTCTCCTACCAAGGGGCCACCGCCCCACTGGACCTGGCTGTGGCCTATTTGCGAAGTGTGCTGGCTGTCATCGCCTTTATCACCCTGGTCCTCA GTGGAGTCTTCTTTGTCCATGAGAGTTCTCAGCTGCAACATGGGGCAGCCctgtgtgagtgggtgtgtgtcATCGATATCCTTATTTTCTATGGCACCTTCAGCTACGAGTTTGGGGCAGTCTCCTCAGACACACTGGTGGCTGCACTGCAGCCTACCCCTGGCCGGGCCTGCAAGTCCTCCGGGAGCAGCAGCACCTCCACCCACCTCAACTGTGCCCCTGAGAGCATCGCTATGATCTAA